One genomic window of Ctenopharyngodon idella isolate HZGC_01 chromosome 18, HZGC01, whole genome shotgun sequence includes the following:
- the c5ar1 gene encoding C5a anaphylatoxin chemotactic receptor 1, with translation MEGDYLDYSPFDFSNESYSCEDPENCTDIEFPNEILMSEIGLRHWIALVCYSIVFLLGVPGNGLVVWVTAFRMPNSVNAQWFLNLAIADLLCCLSLPFLMVSLAQDKHWPFGDLACKLLSGLFYMMMYCSVLLLVVISLDRFLLVTKPVWCQNHRHPRQARCVCFFVWILALLGGSPQFAHMETRRDETKTLCNSAYNSFGHAWAVTLTRSFLSFLLPFLIICGSHWMVYRTMSSGRGQRRSDKSARTLRVILALVLSFFLCWSPLQIVDLLELILYEQSESLRANVRLAHVLTLCLAYINSCLNPLLYVCLGRGFKKNLVSSLRSVLHFASEAPTNRTSMTANSKSTTDGMFREKPV, from the coding sequence GAAATACTAATGTCTGAGATAGGTCTCAGGCACTGGATCGCTCTGGTCTGCTACAGCATTGTGTTCCTGTTGGGCGTTCCTGGGAACGGTCTGGTAGTGTGGGTGACCGCGTTCCGAATGCCGAACTCCGTGAATGCGCAGTGGTTTCTAAATCTGGCCATCGCGGATCTGCTGTGCTGCTTGTCGTTGCCCTTTCTCATGGTGTCGCTCGCCCAGGACAAACACTGGCCTTTTGGTGATTTGGCTTGCAAATTACTCAGTGGTCTGTTCTACATGATGATGTACTGCAGCGTTCTGCTCCTGGTTGTGATCAGCTTGGACCGTTTCCTACTGGTGACCAAACCCGTGTGGTGCCAGAACCACAGGCATCCGAGGCAGGCCCGCTGCGTCTGTTTCTTCGTCTGGATTCTCGCTCTCCTTGGAGGTTCTCCTCAATTTGCTCACATGGAAACACGTAGGGACGAGACTAAAACATTGTGCAATAGCGCCTACAATAGTTTTGGTCACGCATGGGCTGTAACCCTTACCCGcagttttttgtcttttctgcTGCCTTTCCTGATCATCTGCGGCAGCCATTGGATGGTTTACCGCACAATGAGCTCCGGGCGAGGACAAAGACGAAGCGACAAGTCGGCCCGGACGCTGCGTGTCATCCTGGCATTGGTGCTTAGCTTCTTCCTATGCTGGTCTCCACTACAGATCGTGGATCTTCTGGAGTTGATTTTATACGAGCAGTCAGAAAGTCTTCGAGCCAACGTGCGTCTGGCCCATGTGCTGACCCTCTGTTTGGCTTACATTAACAGCTGCCTGAACCCGCTGCTCTATGTGTGCCTTGGCcggggtttcaagaaaaatctgGTTAGCTCTCTGCGAAGTGTGCTCCACTTTGCATCCGAGGCACCGACCAATCGAACCAGCATGACTGCAAACAGTAAGTCAACCACAGACGGCATGTTCAGAGAGAAGCCCGTATGA